In the Nitrosopumilus cobalaminigenes genome, TAGGTAAATCTCAAGAAGAGATTGAAACTCACATTAATCTACGTGCAGAAGAATTAATCAAACAAAGAGATGTAATTATCAAAGCATTAGTTTCAAAAGACTTGGAGGAAACAGTTGCAAGCCTAAACTCAGTTCAATTTGGTGATGAAATTTCAAAAGCAGCTTCTTTGTATAATGAAACTAAAAATATTCAAATTTTTGATACATATTTTGATAAAATTTTGTATCAACAATTAGGACGTGCTTTAAAAAATACTAGAGATAGAGAAGTGATAAAAATAGTTGGAATGGATGTTGACTTTTACAATCTTCTCAGTGTAATTAGAGGAAAGTTTTGGGGATTAGATGATTCACAGATTGAAGACTTGATAGTTTCACAAACTCCATCAGTTCCAAAAGAATTACTTCAAAGAATGATGGCAGCAGCAACAATTAGAGATGCATTTGCTGAATTGTCAAATACAAAATACAAGAATTTAATTCCTGATGTTGAAAATGAATTAGACGCTGTAGCTCAATTTGAAAGATCATTTGAGATGGAACTTTACAATTCATCAGCAAGATCATTTACCAAAATGTTTAGTTTCGCTACAATCATAGGAATTACAAAATTGACATCTTTTGAGGTAAGAAATTTGGCAGCTATTGCTTATGCAGTTGAGCAAAAAATTGGCACAGATATCACCATGGCAAAACTAATTGTGAAAGAATAGTTTTCAAAATGATCAAATTTCCAAAGAAAAAACAGAATATTTCTACAGAGACATTAATCAATACTATCTGGGTTAGCACGTTTTTAGCAATGATTTTTTCAATACCTCCACTAGCCATATTTTTAGGAATATATTTTGGAACAGGGAATCTTGCTGTAGGCGCAGTGCTAGGATTTTCCATGCATTTTGTCATTTTAGCATTTTCAGGTAAAATTTCAAAATATTTGACTCAAATTATGAGCTAAACTATAAGTGATCATAGTAATGAAATGATTTATCATGATGGGAGATAGAGATTTTCGAGGTATTGTTGAAAATGCATTAAACTCTATTGGAAAAGAGTTAGAAATCGACATTGATTCAGCAAACATTCAAACTATACATCTTCATGAAGCAGTTCAATGCCTAAGACGTTCATACTATAATAGAATCGATCCTAAAGAGGTTCAAAGAAGAGGGTTCAATGAGCTTCTTTCAGGATTACTTAGGAAATTACAATATGGAAGCGACCCAAAAGAATTCGATATTGAAGATATCAAGTTGAAAGGTCAAGTTGACATGCTTATTGATGATTCAATTTTCATATTCAGAGGAGCAACAAATGAGTTAGAAAATCCTCTAGCAAATGATGTTCTTTATCTTAATGCTTGTATGTGGATTTATGACAAGCCAGATGGAATTATTGTTTACATTACTGGAGATAGAAAAGAAACAACATTTTCAATCTCACGAAACAAGAAAATGTTTGAAGAAGTAATAAGACGAGTTCGAGTTCTAAATGATCTTCTAAAAGAGAAAAAAACACCTATCTTAGAACCATCAATTGAATGTACAGATTGTCAATACTATGAAAGATGTTTCATGAAAAAGAAGAATACTAAACAATTAGACCTAGCAGAGATGCTAGGATTTGGCGACAAGAAAGATTAGTGAAAAATTAGAAAAATATTGTAAAGGAAAAATTCCTTTGGTTAATCTAGTGGTTCTGGATGTCCTTTACCACGAAGAGCGAAACACACTACTGCGAGTGCAATTGCGACTCCTGCTGCTGCGCCAAATGCGGCCATACCTGCTTCTGCCATTTGATAAAAAACAATGAAACGGGCTTTTATAACTTTGCCAATATATTTCCTCTAAAAACATAATATCATAATTTTAAGATTTTGTGATACTATAGAGATTATTTTGTGAATTCAAAATGAAGCTCATTCTCTTGACCACTAGTCATTGAGCTTAGGTTGTAAAAGACATCACCAGATACCCTCCATGTTGGATTATCATTTTCAAAGGCTTCCCAAAGATCGGCAGTATTTCCAGTATTTTTTATTGTTTTAGAATCTTTTAGAATAATTGAATTTTCACCAAGTAAAGTATAGTAGTTTGATCCAAATTCTACCATTCCTGTAGGTCTACTACCAATTTCACCACCGGTAATTTGTTCGGTTTCAGAATAACCTGTTTCAAATAATTGATAATCCATAGTTTGTACAATCATGGCACGTGGATTTGGGTTTGATAGTTTGAATGCTATTTCAATGGTAACAGATCGTTCAGATATTTTTGCAATTGAAATATCTTCTAATTCAATTTGAAGAGGTTTTGCTTGTGGTATACTAGTTTCTGAATTACCTGCTTGATCAGTGATTTGAATTGTAGGTCCTGTTAATAGAATTCCTCCTAAAATAACAGCAAGAGCGGCAACTGCAGCACCAACAAAAATTTTAGGATTCATGAATTTTGCATTTCCTCTTGATGTCTTAAATGTTGAGATAGTTATTATACCATTCCAGAGGGAGGAAAATTATGCAGTATTTTCAAGCAGTTCAGCAAGGAAAACAAAGAGCCAGTAAATCACAGATGAAAATGTTTGATGTAGCTGGATTTGGAATGCTTACTTTGACTACAAAGAAAATTGATGGAAAATTTCATCCTGTAGGAGAAGAAGAATTTACCGCAGTAATTGAATCTCCAGATGGACATGTAGCAGTTATTGTAGATAAAGATGGTTTTACAAAGGCTCAATCCAAGGCTGTAGAAAAAGAAGAGGCCTTATCAATATACAAAAAACTTAGAGATACAGGAATTTTAGAATATCCTGAAAAACAGATTCAAATTTGGTCTGAGACTAGACCAACAATTCAAAACGACAGTTTAGAATAATTATTTTGAAGGAAGAATAATCTCAGTGCCTACATCGCCACCTTTGATTGCTTTTTCAATGATTTTTGGATCGGCCTTTAGAATTCTTGTTT is a window encoding:
- a CDS encoding V0D/AC39 family V-type ATPase subunit, giving the protein MGKNVYASVKSYSQRGKLLKKADLQTLAESRDLEELMTRIKNTIYGDAISDVQKPYTSQSIESGLRGHLAGVHYSIAKTAGDSDILDAYYMKFIISNLKQILKGKVLGKSQEEIETHINLRAEELIKQRDVIIKALVSKDLEETVASLNSVQFGDEISKAASLYNETKNIQIFDTYFDKILYQQLGRALKNTRDREVIKIVGMDVDFYNLLSVIRGKFWGLDDSQIEDLIVSQTPSVPKELLQRMMAAATIRDAFAELSNTKYKNLIPDVENELDAVAQFERSFEMELYNSSARSFTKMFSFATIIGITKLTSFEVRNLAAIAYAVEQKIGTDITMAKLIVKE